A region from the Lates calcarifer isolate ASB-BC8 linkage group LG2, TLL_Latcal_v3, whole genome shotgun sequence genome encodes:
- the trip4 gene encoding activating signal cointegrator 1 isoform X2 has translation MSDALLQWCVDQLHHKFGLEACEDIVKYILSIEKAEEIEEYVGDLLQGTDGRKRQFIDELLSRWKRTQRQAADTSNLFLLTESVSSSDSQDLTKDTQKKSKRKGRNKQEVMTVSQTEPEPEAVKTPIDLMRAQENSGMSSTKKKSKFVNLYAKEGQDRLSVLIPGRHACECLAQKHKLINNCISCGHIVCEQEGSGPCLFCGSLVCTKEEQEILQRDSNKSQKLRKKLMGDCGERDYLPHQEAKMKAGLEKAVQHKDKLLEYDRNSVRRTQVLDDESDYFATDSNQWLSPSEREKLRKKEEELRELRHVSRKDRKITLDFAGRQVIDEENNLNEYYSKLDETLKAMNSDTTSKPPTSSGRQGARHGLRDLVNPNIMQSAPEWVNVGGSENKRDRRNKEQGKSLSEDKGGEERNRLRLQDKELQEMSDGGWCLSMHQPWASLLVKGIKRVEGRTWYTSHRGRLWIAAAAKKPTPQEIAEVEAMYRQIYKKEPRFPKDYPTGCLLGCVNMTDCLSQQQFREQFPDTCEESSSPFVFICTNPQELLVKFPMKGKHKI, from the exons ATGTCTGACGCTTTGCTGCAGTGGTGTGTGGACCAGTTACACCACAAGTTCGGGTTGGAGGCATGTGAGGACATCGTCAA ATACATTCTATCCATTGAAAAAGCTGAAGAGATTGAGGAGTATGTGGGAGACCTCCTGCAGGGCACAGATGGGAGAAAAAGGCAGTTTATAGATGAGCTCCTCAGCAGATGGAAGAGGACTCAAAGACAGGCCGCAGATACCTCTAATCTCTTCCTTCTCACAGAATCTGTTTCATCATCAG ATTCACAAGACCTGACCAAAGACACCCAGAAGAAGTCTAAACGTAAGGGCCGCAACAAACAGGAGGTGATGACTGTGAGCCAAACTGAACCTGAGCCAGAGGCAGTCAAAACCCCCATTGATCTAATGAGG GCCCAAGAAAACAGTGGTATGTCTTcaacaaagaagaagagtaaATTTGTGAATCTCTATGCCAAAGAGGGACAGGACAGGCTTTCTGTCTTAATCCCTGGTAGACATGCCTGTGAGTGCCTTGCTCAAAAGCACAAACTTATTAACAACTGCATCAGCTGTGGTCACATCGTGTGTGAGCAGGAGGGCTCAGGACCCTGCCTCTTCTGTGGAAGCCTG GTCTGCAcgaaagaggagcaggagatcCTGCAGCGAGACTCCAACAAAAGCCAGAAACTAAGAAAAAAGCTCATGGGAG ACTGTGGAGAAAGAGATTATCTCCCTCACCAAGAAGCCAAGATGAAAGCTGGCTTGGAGAAGGCTGTCCAGCACAaggacaaactgctggaatACGACAGGAATAG TGTCAGGAGAACACAAGTCCTAGATGATGAGTCTGATTACTTTGCCACTGACTCCAATCAGTGGTTGTCACCCAGTGAGCGAGAAAAGCtgaggaagaaggaagaggagcTTAGAGAACTTCGCCATGTCTCGCGCAAGGATAGAAAGATCACATTGGACTTTGCTGGTAGACAAGTGATTGATGAAGAAAACAACCTCAATGAGTACTACAGCAA GTTGGATGAGACCCTCAAGGCTATGAACAGTGACACTACATCAAAGCCACCAACGAGTTCTGGAAGACAAGGTGCAAGACACGGTCTCAGAGATTTGGTCAACCCCAACATAATGCAGTCTGCACCAGAG TGGGTGAATGTTGGAGGCAGTGAAAAcaagagagacaggagaaacaAAGAGCAGGGGAAAAGTTTGTCAGAGGACAAGGGAGGAGAAGAACGTAACAGGCTGCGGCTCCAGGACAAAGAGCTGCAAGAGATGTCTGACGGAGGTTGGTGCCTCAGCATGCACCAGCCGTGGGCCTCACTGCTTGTCAAAGGCATCAAGAG ggTAGAGGGACGGACTTGGTACACATCACACCGAGGTCGCCTTTGGATTGCTGCTGCAGCCAAGAAGCCCACCCCTCAGGAGATTGCTGAGGTGGAAGCCATGTACCGCCAGATCTACAAGAAAG agcCCAGGTTTCCTAAAGACTACCCCACTGGCTGTCTGTTGGGCTGTGTCAACATGACTGACTGCCTCTCTCAGCAGCAGTTCAGAGAACAG
- the trip4 gene encoding activating signal cointegrator 1 isoform X1 produces the protein MSDALLQWCVDQLHHKFGLEACEDIVKYILSIEKAEEIEEYVGDLLQGTDGRKRQFIDELLSRWKRTQRQAADTSNLFLLTESVSSSDSQDLTKDTQKKSKRKGRNKQEVMTVSQTEPEPEAVKTPIDLMRAQENSGMSSTKKKSKFVNLYAKEGQDRLSVLIPGRHACECLAQKHKLINNCISCGHIVCEQEGSGPCLFCGSLVCTKEEQEILQRDSNKSQKLRKKLMGDCGERDYLPHQEAKMKAGLEKAVQHKDKLLEYDRNSVRRTQVLDDESDYFATDSNQWLSPSEREKLRKKEEELRELRHVSRKDRKITLDFAGRQVIDEENNLNEYYSKLDETLKAMNSDTTSKPPTSSGRQGARHGLRDLVNPNIMQSAPEWVNVGGSENKRDRRNKEQGKSLSEDKGGEERNRLRLQDKELQEMSDGGWCLSMHQPWASLLVKGIKRVEGRTWYTSHRGRLWIAAAAKKPTPQEIAEVEAMYRQIYKKEPRFPKDYPTGCLLGCVNMTDCLSQQQFREQFPDTCEESSSPFVFICTNPQELLVKFPMKGKHKIWKLESHYHQGAKKGLVPSAAE, from the exons ATGTCTGACGCTTTGCTGCAGTGGTGTGTGGACCAGTTACACCACAAGTTCGGGTTGGAGGCATGTGAGGACATCGTCAA ATACATTCTATCCATTGAAAAAGCTGAAGAGATTGAGGAGTATGTGGGAGACCTCCTGCAGGGCACAGATGGGAGAAAAAGGCAGTTTATAGATGAGCTCCTCAGCAGATGGAAGAGGACTCAAAGACAGGCCGCAGATACCTCTAATCTCTTCCTTCTCACAGAATCTGTTTCATCATCAG ATTCACAAGACCTGACCAAAGACACCCAGAAGAAGTCTAAACGTAAGGGCCGCAACAAACAGGAGGTGATGACTGTGAGCCAAACTGAACCTGAGCCAGAGGCAGTCAAAACCCCCATTGATCTAATGAGG GCCCAAGAAAACAGTGGTATGTCTTcaacaaagaagaagagtaaATTTGTGAATCTCTATGCCAAAGAGGGACAGGACAGGCTTTCTGTCTTAATCCCTGGTAGACATGCCTGTGAGTGCCTTGCTCAAAAGCACAAACTTATTAACAACTGCATCAGCTGTGGTCACATCGTGTGTGAGCAGGAGGGCTCAGGACCCTGCCTCTTCTGTGGAAGCCTG GTCTGCAcgaaagaggagcaggagatcCTGCAGCGAGACTCCAACAAAAGCCAGAAACTAAGAAAAAAGCTCATGGGAG ACTGTGGAGAAAGAGATTATCTCCCTCACCAAGAAGCCAAGATGAAAGCTGGCTTGGAGAAGGCTGTCCAGCACAaggacaaactgctggaatACGACAGGAATAG TGTCAGGAGAACACAAGTCCTAGATGATGAGTCTGATTACTTTGCCACTGACTCCAATCAGTGGTTGTCACCCAGTGAGCGAGAAAAGCtgaggaagaaggaagaggagcTTAGAGAACTTCGCCATGTCTCGCGCAAGGATAGAAAGATCACATTGGACTTTGCTGGTAGACAAGTGATTGATGAAGAAAACAACCTCAATGAGTACTACAGCAA GTTGGATGAGACCCTCAAGGCTATGAACAGTGACACTACATCAAAGCCACCAACGAGTTCTGGAAGACAAGGTGCAAGACACGGTCTCAGAGATTTGGTCAACCCCAACATAATGCAGTCTGCACCAGAG TGGGTGAATGTTGGAGGCAGTGAAAAcaagagagacaggagaaacaAAGAGCAGGGGAAAAGTTTGTCAGAGGACAAGGGAGGAGAAGAACGTAACAGGCTGCGGCTCCAGGACAAAGAGCTGCAAGAGATGTCTGACGGAGGTTGGTGCCTCAGCATGCACCAGCCGTGGGCCTCACTGCTTGTCAAAGGCATCAAGAG ggTAGAGGGACGGACTTGGTACACATCACACCGAGGTCGCCTTTGGATTGCTGCTGCAGCCAAGAAGCCCACCCCTCAGGAGATTGCTGAGGTGGAAGCCATGTACCGCCAGATCTACAAGAAAG agcCCAGGTTTCCTAAAGACTACCCCACTGGCTGTCTGTTGGGCTGTGTCAACATGACTGACTGCCTCTCTCAGCAGCAGTTCAGAGAACAG